CAGGCGCCGGGCAGCATGGGGTGGCGTGTGCTACAGCAGCGGCTCTTCTGGGTCTGGAATGCGAAATCTATATGGGAAAGGAAGATACAGACCGCCAGGCTTTGAACGTATATCGGATGGAACTGCTGGGAGCCAAAGTACACGCTGTAACGAGCGGTACACAGACTTTAAAGGACGCAGTAAATGAAACCATGCGTGAATGGGCATCCCGGGTATATGATACGCACTATGTGCTTGGATCTGTGATGGGACCGCATCCGTTCCCCACAATTGTACGGGATTTCCAGGCGGTGATCAGCAAGGAGGCAAGAGAACAGATTCTGAAATATGAAGGGAAGCTTCCTGCAGCAGTATTGGCCTGTGTGGGGGGCGGGAGTAACGCTATGGGCATGTTCTATAACTTTATAGATGATAAGGGAGTGCGCCTGATCGGCTGTGAAGCGGCCGGCCTGGGGATAGATACTGACAAGCATGCTGCTACAATCACAAAAGGAAGTCATGGAGTTTTCCACGGAATGAAATCCTATTTCTGCCAGGATGCAGACGGGCAGATTACACCCGTATACTCTATTTCGGCGGGATTGGATTACCCGGGAATCGGTCCTGAACATGCTTATCTTAATGATACAAAAAGAGCGAGTTATGTACCGGTTACAGATGAAGAAGCGGTGGAAGCATTTGAATATCTGGCCAGAACCGAGGGTATCATCTGTGCAATAGAAAGCGCTCATGCGGTGGCATATGCAAAGAAGCTTGCACCGGCCATGGATCCCGGGGAATCCATAATCATATGCCTGTCAGGCAGGGGCGATAAGGACGTGGCTGCAATAGCGAGATACAGAGGAGTGAAAATTTATGAATAGAATAGAAAAAGCATTTGATCATGGAAAGGCGTTTATTCCATTTATAACTGCAGGTGATCCATGTATTGATAAGACAGAAGAATATATCCTGGAGATGGAAAAAGCCGGAGCAGACCTTATTGAAATCGGTATTCCGTTTTCTGATCCGGTTGCCGAGGGAAGTGTGATACAGGAGGCAGATATCAGAGCGTTGGCATCAGGAACAACCACAGATAATATCTTTGATATGGTGGGTTCGCTGAGAAAAAAGACAGATATTCCGTTAATCTTTATGACTTATCTGAACCCGGTCTTTCACTACGGATATGAGCGATTCTTTCAAAAGTGCCGTGAGACCGGTATTGACGGAATCATCATACCTGACGTTCCATTTGAGGAAAAACATGAAGTCCAGGATATAGCGGTGCAGTATGATATAAAAGTAATATCTATGATTGCGCCTACCTCAGAAGACCGGATAAGGAGTATAGCCAAAGAGGCTGAAGGCTTCCTCTATGTGGTTTCCTCGATGGGGGTCACCGGTGTGAGAAATGAAATTAATACAGACCTGGAATCCATCTTGTCTCAGATTAAAGAGGCTGCGGATGTGCCGGCAGCAGTTGGATTTGGAATCAACACACCACAGCAGGCTGCGGATATAGCCAGAATATCCGATGGGGTGATTGTGGGCAGTGCAATTATCAAAATCATAGCCCAGTACGGCAAGCATGCAGGACCACACATCTACACATATGTGCGGATGATGAAGGAAGCATTGATGTAAATGGACTTGTGGCCATAAGAAAATATAAAAAATTAAAAAATTTCGACCGTATATTATTTTCATTTAAGGTTCACGTGTTAGAATTCAGACATGGAAATTCCGGAAGCAATATAACTGAAAGCCGGAGGCCAAACACATCGGAATGAATTTCAATCATTCTGCCAGGCACATCTCTCCGGGTGCTCCCATAGCCGTAAGACGCTTTGAGGGGCACCCTTGCTTCGTCATGATCTCGGCAGCCAGGTTGACTTTCCGCTGGAGAATAAGATATAATGGTAAAAACTGTATAAAAAGGGGGGCTTCACATGGCAGTTTATAAGTGTTCCGTATGTGGTACGATCTATGATGGACATTCCGATATTCATCAGCTGAGTGTGGCTGATTTATGCACGATAAGCAAGGAGATTTCGGAGTATACCAATATTCCACATGCCTGAAAGAGAGAATTACGAATGAAAAGCACAATTCAATACGCAGTTAAAAAATCAATACCTGTATTTTTCGGATATATTTTTTTGGGAATTGCATTTGCCATAACGATGTGCGATGCCGGTTTTGGGGCAGGCTGGTCAATCCTGTCGAGCATCATCATATATGCCGGTTCGATGCAGTTTGCCATGGTTGGCCTGCTAAGTTCCGGCACAGGGTTAGGAACCATAGCAGTCATGACCTTGCTGATTAACAGCCGGCATTTATTTTATGGGCTGTCCTTTGTGGAAAAATTCAAGAAGATGGGGAAATGCTATCCATATATGGTGTTTTCTCTTACAGATGAAACATATTCGGTTCTCTGTTCAGTGAATCAGACAGAGGGTGCCAATGCTCCCAAATATATGTTTTGGATAGCGCTTTTTGATCACACCTACTGGGTGCTGGGTACAATTATCGGAACAATCTTGGGGAAAGCACTTCCCTTTGATACTGCCGGAATAGAATTTACCATGACAGCCCTGTTCGTAACAATCTTTATTGACCAGTGGAGAAGTACCCAAAATCACATACCCGCAGTTACAGCGGTCATTTCCGGCGTGCTTTATCTGATTCTGCTGGGACCGGACCGGTTTCTTCTGCCGGCCATCTGTACGGCGGTCTGCATCCTGCTGCTGGTCAGAAACAACAAATCAATATCAGGAATGGGGTTTGAAGCGTAATGAATAAAACAACATATCTATTGACGGCAATGCTTGTTATGGCAGCGATAACGCTTGCAATCCGATTTGTTCCTTTTTTATTGTTCGGTGGTAAAAAGAAGGTTCCAAAATCGGTAGAGTACCTCGGGGGTGTTTTACCTCCGGCGATGATTGCAATTCTGGTTGTGTACTGCCTGAAAACAGTGACGCCCTTAAGCGGAGCGCATGGATTACCAGAGCTTATATCTGTGGGGGTGGTAGCTGGATTGCATATCTGGAAAAAGAACACGTTTTTGAGCATTGGAGCAGGTACGATTTGCTATATGGTATTGATACAGGCGGTTTTTAACTAATGAAAAAGGGCTTCACATCGGTTGAATCAATCAACAATGTGGAGCTCCTTTGAGTTTTGTATGTAATAGAAAATTAAAACCGTGCGCCTTCCTTCGAACCCTCACCATGAACGATACCCTTACAGTTAACTCGGCCCAGGCACCCTCGCGGCACACGAAAGCTTCTACTTAGTGCTGCTGCATTCCTGCCCTGACACGATTCATAGATTTCCGTTGCGCGAGACCCAAACGTCATCGCCACTTATAAAGGCCGGCTTCACAATGAAAAGCCCTCCGGTCGGCATCACCCCTGCTGTAGCGGATTGCAGGTACAGGGCACCGCTATCTCCCCGGCTGCACGGACTTAAAGTATAACGTGTTTCGAAATAATTGTCAATGGGGCAGAACAAATTTCATGCATAATCCAGATCAATGTTAATCTGCACGGAGGCTCCGGGATAGTCCTGCTGAACCTTATCTGTGGCATGTTTGCGAAACAGCATAGGATCAGTGTCAAAGTCCACAATCACGTCAAAGCGGAAGAAGTTCTGTTCCTTATCATAATGAAAGTTATGCATACTGACAGCCCCGGGAAGTGTTAACACTGTTTGCGTGATGCTTTCCCGAACAGCTGTCACTTCCTTGTCGTATGTGTTTATAGAATATAATCCAAATGTAAGATATACGCCAAATTTCATATAGACATCCTGCTGTGCCTTATCCATGGCATCATATACCTTCTCAACCGTCACGTAATCCGGGACCTCCAAATTGAGAGAACCAAGTCTTGTGGCAGGCCCATAGCTGTGGAGAATCAAATCATAGGCTCCGGTAATTGGTTCAAATTTTATCACTTCTGCTTTAATGCCATCAGCCAGCTCCTTATCAGGGCGCTCACCGATGATATGACTCACGGTTTCCCGAATAAGCGTGATGCCTGTATATAAAATAAACAGAGCAAGCAATACTCCGATATAGCCATCTATATACCAGCCTGTAACTGCAGATACAATGGCGGCCAGCATTGTCAGCAGAGATGCCAATACATCCATCCTTGCATCCATTCCTGAGGCAACCAGGGCTTCCGAGCTTGCTTTTTGACCTGCCGCAATCTGAAACTGTGACAGGAACCATTTACCTAAAACCGTGATTCCCAGAACGACAAATGAAACAACGGCAAAACTGGTTTTCTGGGGTTCAAGAATACGCTCTGCACTTGTCTTTAAAAATTCAATACCGGTTACCAGAACCAAAGCAGAGACAATCATACCTGAAATGTACTCTATCCTGCCATAACCCAGAGGATGCTTCTTATCCGGAGGCCGCATAGACAGCTTGAGACCCACCAGCGTTATAACCGAGGATACTGCATCCGTCAGATTATTGACAGCATCTGACATGATGGAGATGGAATTCGCAGTAAAGCCTATCAAGAGCTTGGCAAGTGCAAACAAGACGTTTGCTGCAATACCGACTAATCCGGTCAGCCGAATCGTTCCGGCTCGTCCATCCGGTTCTGAACTGCGTTTATCCAAAAACTTATTAAACCATTTCTTCAGCATTTTCATACCCCTATTTTTAAAATATTTCCGAATTTGCCCATAGAACACAGTCTTCTTTAAAATAAAGATAGCACAAGATGTGTCAAATGTAAAGAAAACACAAAAAGAAGGCTGGCACGTAACGTGATATGGAAAAGTGAGGGATAAAGAGTATTGGACTGAGTGGGTAAGGAGAGCAGGTATATTATCCTTGCTGACATCAATTGCAGGATTGCCAGAGCTGCCGACAGGAGAAAATAAAGCAGCACCAGGTAAATGAGAGTTGACCGCATGAATCCCCAAATGATAGAATAAGGATATTATAAGACGGAAAGCCTGAAGGCAAATAGGACGTATATGAAGAGATGGATGTGAATAAAAACAGGATACAGAATAACGCGGTATTAATTGAAAAAGACTGCCTGAAAGTTGGAAAAAACTATATTGCGGTTTATTTTAACGGAATGAGAAAGGTTTTGAGTACCTCTGCTTTAAATGGCGGGATACATAACAATTTAAGGGCTGTATTTAACATGGATGGAAAGCCGGAGGATGGCAGTGAAATCGTATTGAAAGGCGGTACTTATGAGAGTCATTTGCGGCATGAGTCATTTTCTCTGTTAGGGGTTTCCGGAGATGCTTCAACGGGAATGATGACAGCGGCTGATATGAAGCATGCAGCAGTCTCTTCCCGGCAATATGAAAAGCTGGCAGTTACAGCAATTGTCACAGGAGGGATCGAGAAAAATGGAGGCAGGGCAGGTGACCCGGCACTTTGGCAGGAAGAAGCAGGAATCTGGCGGGAGGCGCCACCCGGAAACAATCAGGGGCCGGAGAAGGAAGTTCAGAAGCAGCCTTTGCGAGAGAAGCTCGGTACAATCAATATTATGCTTTTTATCAATGCCGCACTTACCGATGGTGCCCTGGAACGTGCCCTGGTTACCTGTACGGAGGCCAAGACGGCAGCCATACAAGAGCTTTCCATCGACAGCTGCTATTCCTGCGGAATCGCTACGGGTTCAGGGACGGACGGAACAATTCTTGTTTCCAACGCAGAGTCCCGGATGCATCTGACAGAGGCTGGAAAGCACTGTAAGCTGGGGGAATTAATTGGTTGCACCGTAAAAGAAGCAGTGAGAGAGGCTTTGTACCGGCAAACCGGTGTGGGAGCCGAACTTCAGAAAGATGCGTTCCG
The window above is part of the Novisyntrophococcus fermenticellae genome. Proteins encoded here:
- the trpB gene encoding tryptophan synthase subunit beta; this encodes MSNGRFGEYGGQYIPETLMNEIINLEKQYELFKQDPGFQSELEDLLKNYAGRPSLLYYAKKMTKDLGGAKIYLKREDLNHTGSHKINNVLGQVLMAKKMGKTRVIAETGAGQHGVACATAAALLGLECEIYMGKEDTDRQALNVYRMELLGAKVHAVTSGTQTLKDAVNETMREWASRVYDTHYVLGSVMGPHPFPTIVRDFQAVISKEAREQILKYEGKLPAAVLACVGGGSNAMGMFYNFIDDKGVRLIGCEAAGLGIDTDKHAATITKGSHGVFHGMKSYFCQDADGQITPVYSISAGLDYPGIGPEHAYLNDTKRASYVPVTDEEAVEAFEYLARTEGIICAIESAHAVAYAKKLAPAMDPGESIIICLSGRGDKDVAAIARYRGVKIYE
- the trpA gene encoding tryptophan synthase subunit alpha, whose protein sequence is MNRIEKAFDHGKAFIPFITAGDPCIDKTEEYILEMEKAGADLIEIGIPFSDPVAEGSVIQEADIRALASGTTTDNIFDMVGSLRKKTDIPLIFMTYLNPVFHYGYERFFQKCRETGIDGIIIPDVPFEEKHEVQDIAVQYDIKVISMIAPTSEDRIRSIAKEAEGFLYVVSSMGVTGVRNEINTDLESILSQIKEAADVPAAVGFGINTPQQAADIARISDGVIVGSAIIKIIAQYGKHAGPHIYTYVRMMKEALM
- a CDS encoding AzlC family ABC transporter permease, with product MKSTIQYAVKKSIPVFFGYIFLGIAFAITMCDAGFGAGWSILSSIIIYAGSMQFAMVGLLSSGTGLGTIAVMTLLINSRHLFYGLSFVEKFKKMGKCYPYMVFSLTDETYSVLCSVNQTEGANAPKYMFWIALFDHTYWVLGTIIGTILGKALPFDTAGIEFTMTALFVTIFIDQWRSTQNHIPAVTAVISGVLYLILLGPDRFLLPAICTAVCILLLVRNNKSISGMGFEA
- a CDS encoding branched-chain amino acid transporter permease, with the protein product MNKTTYLLTAMLVMAAITLAIRFVPFLLFGGKKKVPKSVEYLGGVLPPAMIAILVVYCLKTVTPLSGAHGLPELISVGVVAGLHIWKKNTFLSIGAGTICYMVLIQAVFN
- a CDS encoding cation diffusion facilitator family transporter, whose amino-acid sequence is MLKKWFNKFLDKRSSEPDGRAGTIRLTGLVGIAANVLFALAKLLIGFTANSISIMSDAVNNLTDAVSSVITLVGLKLSMRPPDKKHPLGYGRIEYISGMIVSALVLVTGIEFLKTSAERILEPQKTSFAVVSFVVLGITVLGKWFLSQFQIAAGQKASSEALVASGMDARMDVLASLLTMLAAIVSAVTGWYIDGYIGVLLALFILYTGITLIRETVSHIIGERPDKELADGIKAEVIKFEPITGAYDLILHSYGPATRLGSLNLEVPDYVTVEKVYDAMDKAQQDVYMKFGVYLTFGLYSINTYDKEVTAVRESITQTVLTLPGAVSMHNFHYDKEQNFFRFDVIVDFDTDPMLFRKHATDKVQQDYPGASVQINIDLDYA
- a CDS encoding adenosylcobinamide amidohydrolase codes for the protein MDVNKNRIQNNAVLIEKDCLKVGKNYIAVYFNGMRKVLSTSALNGGIHNNLRAVFNMDGKPEDGSEIVLKGGTYESHLRHESFSLLGVSGDASTGMMTAADMKHAAVSSRQYEKLAVTAIVTGGIEKNGGRAGDPALWQEEAGIWREAPPGNNQGPEKEVQKQPLREKLGTINIMLFINAALTDGALERALVTCTEAKTAAIQELSIDSCYSCGIATGSGTDGTILVSNAESRMHLTEAGKHCKLGELIGCTVKEAVREALYRQTGVGAELQKDAFRRLRRHGIDEIQLWEFALEQKLTEPGNRMHFKRQAERWARDPHIAAWSVLEGHLQDEKLWGMLDSREAEEAEKSLWRGFFGENQEESGNTGDIRRKIVGQILDMKDNPAENKQE